The Pseudofrankia inefficax genome window below encodes:
- a CDS encoding glycosyl transferase has product MVGAGFAACVVTLAATPLVIAYMRRLSVLDVANERTLHTRPTPRGGGAAVVLGLFSGVVFTVLTSGRASAPDLLPMTLAVTLFGLLGLAEDVGGDIGGIAPLRRLALQALAAAALTAMTVVSVAIGAGRPGLGMVAAAVVIGPVWITGFVNAFNFMDGVNGISATQATVAGVGYALVGTVHHSPPLVAGGTVLAGAALGFAPFNMPRALVFLGDVGSYAIGGAIAALALQAAVSGVPVEAVAAPVVLYLADTATTLVRRIRTGERWYLPHRGHAYQRLVTAGWSHTTVAGYTGVLAAFCAGLGLVSATTVAVPVRVCADLMICFLVARYLGAPRRVATRRGGVEAPGRTPSPAPADRLATSPADRSPDGAAGEPAGETADATLTVPAQRAPAERAAGTVKQ; this is encoded by the coding sequence ATGGTCGGTGCCGGATTCGCGGCCTGCGTCGTCACCCTGGCCGCGACGCCCCTCGTCATCGCCTACATGCGCCGGCTGTCGGTGCTCGACGTCGCCAACGAGCGCACCCTGCACACCCGCCCGACGCCGCGCGGCGGTGGCGCCGCCGTGGTGCTCGGGCTGTTCTCGGGCGTCGTGTTCACGGTGCTCACCAGTGGACGGGCCAGCGCCCCCGACCTGCTGCCGATGACGCTGGCCGTCACCCTGTTCGGCCTGCTGGGGCTGGCCGAGGACGTCGGCGGTGACATCGGCGGGATCGCGCCGCTGCGCCGGCTCGCGCTGCAGGCCCTCGCCGCGGCGGCCCTGACGGCGATGACGGTCGTGAGCGTCGCGATCGGCGCGGGCCGGCCCGGGCTCGGGATGGTGGCGGCAGCGGTCGTCATCGGGCCGGTGTGGATCACCGGCTTCGTCAACGCCTTCAACTTCATGGACGGCGTCAACGGCATCTCCGCGACGCAGGCGACCGTCGCCGGGGTCGGATACGCGCTCGTCGGCACGGTGCACCACAGCCCGCCACTGGTCGCGGGCGGCACGGTGCTCGCCGGCGCCGCGCTCGGCTTCGCGCCGTTCAACATGCCGCGGGCGCTCGTCTTCCTCGGCGACGTCGGCAGCTACGCGATCGGTGGGGCCATCGCCGCGCTCGCGCTGCAGGCGGCGGTGTCCGGCGTGCCGGTCGAGGCGGTCGCGGCGCCGGTCGTGCTCTACCTGGCCGACACGGCGACGACGTTGGTCCGCCGGATCCGGACCGGTGAGCGCTGGTACCTGCCGCACCGCGGCCACGCCTATCAGCGGCTGGTGACCGCCGGGTGGTCGCACACCACGGTCGCCGGGTACACCGGCGTGCTCGCCGCGTTCTGCGCCGGGCTCGGCCTGGTCAGCGCCACCACGGTGGCGGTGCCGGTCCGAGTCTGCGCGGACCTGATGATCTGCTTCCTTGTGGCCCGATACCTCGGGGCCCCCCGGCGGGTGGCCACGCGCCGGGGCGGCGTCGAGGCCCCCGGCCGCACCCCTTCCCCAGCTCCGGCCGACCGCTTGGCCACGAGCCCGGCCGACCGGTCGCCGGACGGCGCGGCGGGCGAACCGGCAGGGGAGACAGCGGACGCCACGCTGACCGTTCCGGCGCAGCGAGCACCCGCGGAGCGTGCCGCCGGCACCGTGAAGCAATGA